From the Spiroplasma alleghenense genome, one window contains:
- a CDS encoding MurR/RpiR family transcriptional regulator has protein sequence MFQSIREVLKNVASSKVNKVDANLAEIIIRHADQNIFLRSKELAAKAFVSESSLTAFSKRIGYEGYREVYIRLMVESEYYNYFTNNESNKNEIVSKFDHNTFIDEIDAQFDKIQKIASNIKSKDKLFILSSYEVMHHGQLVANALWEDKQVYFSANRKTDRNFINKITNQDEVLVLLVGLDNGELFENLKTLDLNNINYDVIGSSSQTSKLIPNQDNTVLFLNKTVISNKKTRALIRNGQMNYTLTHLISLL, from the coding sequence ATGTTTCAATCAATTAGAGAAGTCTTGAAAAATGTGGCATCATCAAAAGTTAATAAAGTTGATGCTAATTTGGCAGAAATTATAATTAGGCACGCTGACCAAAACATTTTTTTAAGAAGTAAGGAACTGGCTGCTAAAGCATTTGTTTCAGAATCAAGTTTAACTGCTTTTTCAAAACGAATTGGCTATGAAGGTTATCGAGAAGTTTATATTAGATTAATGGTTGAATCAGAATACTATAACTATTTCACTAATAACGAAAGCAATAAAAATGAAATAGTTTCTAAATTCGATCATAATACCTTTATTGATGAGATTGATGCTCAATTTGATAAAATCCAAAAGATTGCTAGTAACATTAAATCCAAGGATAAATTATTTATTCTGTCAAGTTATGAAGTAATGCATCATGGTCAATTGGTTGCTAATGCTTTATGAGAAGATAAACAAGTTTATTTTTCAGCTAACCGTAAAACTGATCGTAATTTCATTAATAAGATAACCAATCAAGATGAAGTTCTGGTTTTACTTGTTGGTTTAGACAACGGTGAGTTATTTGAAAACTTGAAAACTTTAGACTTAAATAATATTAACTATGATGTTATTGGAAGTAGTTCTCAAACTTCTAAACTAATACCCAATCAGGATAATACAGTCTTGTTCCTAAATAAAACCGTAATTAGTAATAAAAAAACTCGCGCTTTAATCCGAAATGGTCAAATGAACTATACATTAACCCACCTAATAAGTCTTTTATAA
- a CDS encoding glucose PTS transporter subunit IIA — MKKEVYLYAPCDGVIKDITLIQDEAFASKALGEGIFIEPSSNIFHAPIGQAKIALIADTKHAYYFEQEDGLQLLMHIGLETVGLNGAPYKLLAQVNDNVTWKSPIVEVNFDLIKKNKYSLATPIVMDVNSTKNWVFKALKLNGKVKQGDKIGVWTYEEKINQQEIIEIVRSKGKYQKVAEQILAAVGGKGNQNSVYNCMTRLRIKIIDQKLVNYDELKKIEVVKGLNQNGDELQVIIGGEVYKIKDEVINILENKTTSNDKVVKTKTPFRKKIMPAVAGIVTPAIPVLLGTGILGGIQAMLVAFGVLQAPGLGETVADLNLWSAIFYVVGKVGLELIGLIFIYNTVKYLGGNPIMGIFVGMVLTSRHLFGTSWVLFNLFGNPVGIQSYEGTVLPMVAAGFVVYYLDKWVQKWMPTAVDIVFRPGLVMLVTVIVTLFTVGPILKIVEQLLSQFVLILGKLPIGIGVGIFALLWQPLVLTGTHVAVVQAVSLPMTQIPAQPSAMYVAVNIAVFAQIGAVLAVALRTSNQKTKQTAYGSIPGAIFGITEPAIFGVNLPKLWPFLHGCLGAFIGGMFAGIVGAEQITRTGTGILSYLGFGTPLNTAMGLSAAGIALGSALLLTICFYKERPSEIAGLKKMNTIVLKNIITENQNVELKNNFETILKLEKANLTDNKVYERLVIKLAKLEQKKQLLVNRVEADRDKLYLKAMKLKDKDLAKYNITAQLYLDFNKDEDIKQISDQIALLESQAKIAKQTYDENIGKVLVEVDGLISACLLINPDYLNYTELKNGYCNCLNSIEINYNLCDKLPFNLTKTKKKSKEASNEKIKQTIS; from the coding sequence ATGAAAAAAGAAGTTTACCTTTATGCTCCCTGTGATGGAGTCATCAAAGATATAACTTTGATCCAAGATGAAGCGTTTGCTTCTAAAGCTTTGGGTGAAGGAATTTTTATTGAACCAAGTTCAAATATTTTCCACGCCCCAATTGGTCAAGCCAAGATTGCTTTGATAGCCGACACCAAACATGCTTACTATTTTGAACAAGAAGATGGGTTGCAATTGTTAATGCACATTGGTTTAGAAACCGTTGGTTTAAACGGAGCTCCATATAAATTACTGGCCCAAGTCAATGATAACGTAACTTGAAAATCACCAATTGTAGAAGTGAATTTTGACTTAATTAAAAAAAATAAATATTCACTTGCAACTCCAATTGTAATGGATGTTAATTCAACTAAAAACTGAGTTTTTAAAGCACTAAAACTAAATGGTAAAGTGAAACAAGGAGATAAAATTGGGGTTTGAACATACGAGGAAAAAATCAATCAACAAGAAATTATTGAAATTGTTAGAAGTAAAGGCAAGTATCAAAAGGTTGCTGAACAAATCTTAGCAGCCGTTGGGGGCAAAGGCAATCAAAATTCGGTTTATAACTGTATGACCCGATTGAGAATTAAAATAATTGATCAGAAATTAGTTAACTACGATGAATTGAAAAAAATTGAAGTGGTTAAAGGTCTGAATCAAAATGGGGATGAACTCCAAGTTATTATTGGGGGAGAAGTTTATAAAATTAAAGATGAAGTAATAAACATCTTAGAAAACAAAACTACAAGCAATGATAAAGTAGTTAAAACTAAAACCCCATTTCGTAAAAAAATTATGCCCGCAGTTGCAGGAATTGTAACTCCAGCTATTCCAGTACTTTTAGGAACTGGAATACTTGGGGGGATTCAAGCAATGCTGGTGGCCTTTGGAGTTTTACAAGCTCCAGGACTTGGAGAGACTGTTGCGGACTTAAATTTGTGATCGGCAATATTTTATGTTGTTGGTAAAGTTGGATTGGAATTAATTGGTTTAATCTTTATTTACAATACTGTTAAATATCTGGGAGGAAATCCCATCATGGGAATCTTTGTAGGAATGGTATTAACTAGTCGCCATTTATTTGGAACTAGTTGGGTTTTATTTAATCTCTTTGGTAATCCAGTAGGTATCCAAAGTTATGAAGGAACTGTTCTACCAATGGTGGCCGCTGGATTTGTGGTTTACTATCTTGATAAATGAGTTCAAAAATGAATGCCCACAGCAGTAGACATTGTCTTTCGACCAGGATTAGTAATGTTGGTAACTGTTATTGTCACATTGTTTACAGTTGGTCCAATATTAAAAATAGTCGAACAACTATTATCACAATTTGTCTTAATCTTAGGAAAATTGCCAATAGGAATTGGGGTAGGAATCTTTGCTTTGTTATGACAACCATTAGTATTAACTGGAACTCATGTGGCGGTAGTTCAAGCAGTTAGTTTACCAATGACTCAAATTCCAGCTCAACCTTCAGCTATGTATGTGGCTGTTAACATTGCTGTTTTTGCTCAAATTGGGGCTGTACTGGCTGTGGCCCTAAGAACTAGTAATCAAAAAACCAAACAAACAGCATACGGTTCAATTCCAGGAGCTATTTTTGGAATAACTGAACCAGCAATCTTTGGGGTAAACTTACCAAAACTGTGACCTTTCTTACATGGATGTCTAGGAGCCTTTATTGGGGGAATGTTTGCTGGAATTGTTGGAGCTGAACAAATAACTAGAACGGGAACAGGAATTCTAAGTTACTTAGGATTTGGAACTCCATTAAATACCGCCATGGGATTAAGTGCTGCGGGAATTGCTTTAGGATCAGCTTTACTATTAACAATTTGTTTTTACAAAGAACGTCCTAGTGAAATTGCTGGCTTGAAAAAAATGAACACAATTGTGCTAAAAAATATTATCACAGAAAATCAAAATGTGGAATTAAAAAATAATTTTGAAACAATTTTGAAATTAGAAAAAGCCAACTTAACCGATAATAAAGTCTATGAGAGATTGGTTATTAAATTAGCTAAACTAGAGCAGAAAAAACAACTTCTAGTTAATAGGGTTGAAGCTGATAGAGATAAACTTTATTTAAAAGCAATGAAATTAAAAGATAAGGATTTGGCTAAATACAATATCACAGCCCAGTTATATCTTGATTTTAATAAGGATGAGGATATCAAACAAATAAGTGATCAAATTGCTTTATTAGAAAGTCAAGCTAAAATAGCAAAACAAACCTATGATGAAAATATTGGTAAAGTATTAGTTGAAGTAGATGGTCTAATCTCTGCTTGTTTGTTGATTAATCCTGATTACTTAAACTATACAGAATTAAAAAATGGTTATTGTAATTGTTTAAACTCAATTGAAATTAACTATAACCTCTGTGATAAATTACCATTTAATTTAACTAAAACTAAAAAGAAAAGTAAGGAGGCTAGTAATGAAAAAATTAAACAAACCATTTCCTAA
- a CDS encoding PTS sugar transporter subunit IIB, whose product MKKILLCCSAGFSTSVLVEKMYNWFDDNDIDVRLEAVPLAQVKSIVTEWDMVLIAPQMAYAINEIKALTDKPVAAIPAAIYQNGSGKEVAELAMSLYK is encoded by the coding sequence ATGAAAAAAATACTATTATGTTGTAGTGCTGGGTTTTCAACCTCAGTACTTGTAGAAAAAATGTACAACTGATTTGATGACAATGATATTGATGTGCGTTTAGAAGCTGTTCCCTTAGCGCAGGTAAAATCAATTGTTACTGAATGAGATATGGTTTTAATTGCTCCACAAATGGCTTATGCAATCAATGAAATCAAAGCTTTGACTGATAAGCCTGTGGCAGCAATACCAGCAGCTATTTATCAAAACGGAAGCGGTAAAGAAGTAGCCGAATTAGCAATGAGTTTGTATAAGTAA
- a CDS encoding PTS transporter subunit EIIC has protein sequence MKDTYDNIKQQYLQDKSNLEKELKIAETNFKTNLDYFKAKLKTEADQVTEKEQKSKLLKNHINEINDYKKTENHQVIAIKNQLKEAKDKYDNDINQVWKNQNQIYIESMKGQYDSKTESKIAKFDSTIESLNKKFGDKIESNNQKVADLRKSETELEVKFLENYQKENDYWEAEIIAIKHFNELTKIKNKIREFKKLNRKFADDLSQKINFINAKKNDYKAKREQKFAAMLNRNKPGNRKWWSNQFLAGVNSGVTKFDQQRHMHAIKTSLIYMMPYTLVAAFWILLNSVILSTSQGGLLHAFGVSETQGLTNFKQIGGLVNNATLGIMGLALSVSIAAVLGDRYKFGKIESGLVGLSAFIIFTPIMTGSLTESGGLDIVGTFVNFAELGSSSMFLAIITGIGGIELYRLFLKPTWLKIKMPKQVPTAVAKSFNVIIPFFLVTFVFASFSFSLLFFAGKNLKEIIEIAVQKPLSSGIESLGGALLIRIIADGLWVFGIHGQNMIGPIVGPVYLQHLTENAALVAQGQDPIWIVTSTFMDSYILPMNNIIIVASLFIFSRRKDHLSIMLVATIPALFNISEPVMFGLPVVLNPILAIPLVLGSQLLTITAYLATSWGFVTPLYVITPWTTPSIIGPYIASGGDIGALFLAMILFGMGIGIYAPFVIVSNVHAKQANPDVVVSRFSSKSKLLFRRAETTRYLNELSEEKKITLKVRERRS, from the coding sequence ATGAAAGACACTTATGACAATATTAAGCAACAGTATCTTCAAGATAAGTCTAATTTGGAAAAAGAATTAAAAATAGCTGAAACTAATTTTAAGACCAATTTAGATTACTTTAAAGCCAAGTTGAAGACTGAAGCTGACCAAGTTACTGAAAAAGAACAAAAATCAAAGCTTTTAAAAAATCATATCAATGAAATTAATGATTACAAAAAAACTGAAAATCATCAAGTAATTGCTATTAAAAATCAGTTAAAAGAAGCTAAAGATAAATATGACAACGATATTAATCAGGTTTGAAAAAATCAAAATCAAATTTATATCGAATCTATGAAAGGGCAATATGATTCAAAGACCGAATCTAAAATAGCCAAATTTGATAGTACTATTGAATCTTTAAATAAAAAATTTGGAGATAAAATTGAATCTAATAACCAAAAAGTAGCAGATTTAAGAAAAAGTGAAACTGAATTAGAAGTCAAATTTTTAGAGAATTACCAAAAAGAAAACGATTATTGAGAAGCAGAAATTATTGCAATTAAGCATTTTAATGAATTAACTAAAATTAAAAATAAAATTCGTGAATTTAAAAAATTAAATCGAAAATTCGCAGACGATTTATCTCAAAAAATTAATTTCATTAATGCTAAAAAAAATGATTACAAAGCTAAGCGTGAGCAAAAATTCGCTGCAATGCTAAATCGCAATAAACCAGGTAATAGAAAATGATGATCAAATCAATTTTTAGCCGGAGTTAATAGTGGTGTAACTAAATTTGACCAACAAAGACACATGCACGCCATTAAAACTAGTTTAATCTACATGATGCCATACACTTTAGTAGCTGCATTTTGAATTTTATTAAATAGTGTTATTCTATCAACATCTCAAGGAGGGTTGTTACACGCCTTTGGAGTTAGCGAAACTCAGGGACTAACAAATTTTAAACAAATTGGAGGGCTTGTAAATAACGCCACTTTAGGTATTATGGGTCTAGCATTGTCAGTATCCATAGCTGCTGTTCTTGGTGACCGTTATAAATTTGGCAAAATTGAATCTGGATTAGTTGGACTTTCAGCATTCATTATATTCACCCCAATTATGACAGGTTCTCTAACAGAATCTGGAGGATTAGATATTGTTGGAACGTTTGTTAATTTTGCTGAACTTGGTTCTTCATCAATGTTCTTAGCAATAATTACAGGTATTGGGGGAATTGAACTTTACCGTCTGTTCTTAAAACCTACTTGATTAAAAATCAAAATGCCTAAACAAGTACCAACGGCTGTAGCCAAATCATTTAACGTTATTATTCCTTTCTTTTTAGTAACATTTGTTTTTGCCTCGTTTTCATTCTCCTTACTATTCTTTGCGGGTAAAAACCTGAAAGAAATTATTGAAATAGCTGTGCAAAAACCTTTATCAAGTGGAATTGAATCACTTGGGGGAGCCTTATTAATTAGAATTATTGCAGATGGACTTTGAGTATTTGGAATTCATGGTCAAAATATGATTGGACCCATTGTTGGACCAGTTTATCTACAACACTTGACTGAAAATGCAGCTTTAGTAGCTCAAGGTCAAGATCCAATATGAATCGTAACTTCAACGTTTATGGATTCATACATCCTACCAATGAATAACATTATTATTGTTGCATCATTATTCATTTTCTCAAGAAGAAAAGATCACTTATCAATTATGTTAGTAGCAACTATTCCAGCATTATTTAATATTTCTGAACCAGTAATGTTTGGACTACCAGTTGTTCTTAACCCAATCTTAGCAATCCCATTAGTATTAGGATCACAACTTCTAACAATTACAGCTTACTTAGCAACTAGTTGAGGATTTGTAACCCCATTATACGTTATTACCCCATGAACAACTCCTTCAATAATTGGACCATACATTGCCAGTGGAGGAGATATAGGAGCACTGTTCCTAGCAATGATTTTATTCGGAATGGGTATTGGAATCTATGCACCATTTGTAATTGTTTCAAATGTTCATGCAAAACAAGCAAACCCTGATGTAGTTGTTAGTCGTTTCTCAAGTAAAAGTAAATTATTATTCCGTAGAGCAGAAACAACTAGATATCTAAACGAATTATCAGAGGAGAAAAAAATCACTTTAAAAGTGAGAGAAAGAAGAAGTTAA
- a CDS encoding glycoside hydrolase family 1 protein — MSKHLPKEFLIGGSTSGPQTEGIAEKPNQNIFDYWYQQDQKPFHNQVGPNITSDFYHHYKNDIELLSEVGIQIYRTTVQWSRLIKDMKTFEVNQEAVKFYRDYFSRLKKKNIKVILNLFHFDIPIYWHKLGGWENKEFTDAFGQYAKICFQEFGDLIDNWATMNEPIVVSESFYIHDFWWPGLNDFKKGVQVSYHQILASAKAVREFRGLFKNNPDKKISIILNLTPAIPKDDKPENVAAANISNIYSNYSFLDAAVKGTFSKELVEVLKSLNVLPEFDTKQLKIIKENTVDFIGVNYYAPRRVQKPKPKNSKANNLSRYFEAYSDPNAKMNIYRGWEIYPDAIKEIAKTIKEKYNNISWFLSENGMGVSDEERFLKDGVIQDDYRIEFIQDHLKVLAETIEDGANCFAYCVWTPIDCWSWANAYKNRYGLISVDLKTQKRTIKKSGRYFKRVSDTKEI; from the coding sequence ATGAGTAAACATTTACCAAAAGAATTTCTAATTGGAGGTTCCACAAGTGGTCCCCAAACGGAAGGAATAGCTGAAAAACCAAATCAAAATATTTTTGATTACTGATATCAACAAGACCAAAAACCATTTCATAATCAGGTCGGTCCTAACATTACCTCGGATTTCTATCATCACTATAAAAATGATATTGAATTATTGAGTGAGGTTGGAATTCAAATTTATCGAACAACGGTTCAATGAAGTCGATTAATAAAAGATATGAAAACGTTTGAAGTAAATCAAGAAGCTGTAAAATTTTATCGAGACTACTTTTCTAGACTTAAGAAAAAAAATATTAAAGTTATCTTGAATTTATTTCACTTCGATATTCCAATTTATTGGCATAAACTTGGGGGATGAGAAAATAAAGAATTTACTGATGCCTTTGGACAATATGCAAAAATTTGTTTCCAAGAATTCGGAGATCTCATCGATAACTGAGCCACAATGAATGAACCAATAGTTGTTAGTGAGTCATTCTACATTCATGACTTTTGATGACCCGGTTTAAATGATTTCAAAAAAGGAGTACAAGTTTCTTATCATCAAATTCTAGCAAGCGCAAAAGCTGTACGAGAATTTAGAGGATTATTTAAAAATAATCCTGATAAAAAAATTAGTATTATCTTAAATTTAACCCCGGCAATTCCAAAAGATGACAAGCCAGAAAATGTTGCTGCTGCCAATATTAGCAATATTTATTCTAATTATTCTTTTTTAGATGCCGCAGTTAAAGGAACATTTTCAAAGGAATTAGTAGAAGTTCTTAAGAGCCTCAACGTCTTGCCAGAGTTTGATACAAAACAACTTAAAATTATTAAGGAAAATACGGTTGACTTTATTGGTGTAAATTATTATGCTCCTCGAAGAGTTCAAAAACCAAAACCTAAAAATAGCAAAGCTAATAATTTAAGTAGATACTTTGAAGCTTATTCTGACCCAAATGCCAAGATGAATATTTATCGTGGTTGAGAGATATATCCTGACGCTATAAAAGAAATTGCAAAAACTATTAAGGAAAAATATAACAACATTAGCTGATTCTTATCAGAAAATGGAATGGGAGTTTCAGACGAAGAAAGATTTTTAAAAGATGGGGTAATTCAAGATGATTACAGAATTGAGTTTATTCAAGATCATTTAAAAGTTTTAGCCGAAACAATCGAGGACGGAGCAAATTGTTTTGCTTATTGCGTGTGAACACCAATTGATTGTTGAAGCTGAGCAAATGCCTATAAAAACCGCTATGGACTAATTAGCGTAGATTTAAAAACTCAAAAACGAACAATCAAAAAATCAGGAAGATACTTTAAAAGAGTATCAGATACAAAGGAAATTTAA
- a CDS encoding glycoside hydrolase family 1 protein, giving the protein MKKLNKPFPKDFLWGASTSAYQVEGAWNVDGKGLSIQDVKPIKDASLADIKVAVDHYHKFKADIKMMHEMGLKSYRFSIAWTRIIPDGDGEVNSAGIKFYNDLINELIKYQIEPIVTMYHFDLSDALEQKGGWSNRETITAFEKYAQVLFENYGDRVKYWLTINEQNIMIMLGEIIGVKLPDGGNKLKSIYQLNHHMMVAQAKVMVLCHKMLANAKIGPAPNISAIYSDSNKPEDATAALNMRIMRNWFYLDVAVKGVYNPIALAYLEKQDALFEIQVDDLEVLKQAQPDFIAFNYYASATVKFPESDLDFSQLTDQQRVRSVAGMYQQVSNDSLNKTEFGWEIDPIGFKNTLKEIYERYNLPLLVTENGIGGYDSLDKNHQINDDYRIKYYQEHIFQIKEAINDGVQVFGYNPWSAIDLVSTHEGIKKRYGFIYVNRSDKEILDLKRYRKKSSYWYQEVIKSNGEKLG; this is encoded by the coding sequence ATGAAAAAATTAAACAAACCATTTCCTAAAGACTTTTTATGAGGAGCATCCACCAGTGCTTATCAAGTTGAGGGAGCTTGAAATGTTGATGGTAAAGGATTGTCTATCCAAGATGTTAAACCAATTAAAGATGCTAGTTTAGCTGATATAAAAGTAGCGGTTGACCACTACCATAAATTTAAAGCTGATATTAAAATGATGCATGAAATGGGTTTAAAATCATATCGCTTTTCAATTGCCTGAACGCGAATTATTCCTGATGGTGATGGGGAAGTTAATAGTGCTGGGATTAAATTCTACAATGATTTAATTAATGAATTAATAAAATATCAGATTGAACCCATTGTTACGATGTACCACTTTGATTTATCTGATGCTTTAGAACAAAAGGGTGGTTGAAGTAATCGTGAAACTATTACTGCTTTTGAAAAGTATGCTCAAGTGCTATTTGAAAACTATGGGGATAGAGTTAAATACTGGTTAACTATCAATGAACAAAATATCATGATAATGCTGGGTGAAATTATTGGGGTTAAATTACCTGATGGGGGAAATAAACTCAAAAGTATTTATCAGTTAAATCATCATATGATGGTGGCCCAAGCAAAGGTGATGGTGTTGTGTCACAAAATGCTAGCCAACGCTAAAATTGGACCCGCACCAAATATCTCAGCCATTTATAGTGATTCAAATAAACCCGAAGATGCCACTGCTGCTTTAAATATGAGAATTATGCGTAACTGGTTTTACTTGGATGTGGCTGTAAAAGGAGTTTATAATCCCATAGCGTTAGCGTACTTAGAAAAACAAGATGCTTTATTTGAAATCCAAGTGGATGATTTAGAAGTCTTAAAACAAGCTCAACCTGACTTTATTGCTTTTAACTACTATGCTTCGGCAACTGTGAAATTTCCTGAATCAGATTTAGACTTTAGTCAATTAACTGACCAACAACGAGTTAGAAGTGTGGCAGGAATGTATCAACAAGTTAGCAATGATAGTTTAAATAAAACTGAATTTGGATGAGAAATAGATCCTATTGGTTTTAAAAATACTTTAAAAGAAATCTATGAACGTTATAACTTACCATTACTAGTAACTGAGAATGGGATTGGGGGTTATGATAGTTTAGATAAAAATCATCAAATCAATGATGATTATCGTATTAAATACTACCAAGAACATATCTTTCAAATCAAAGAAGCTATCAATGATGGAGTACAAGTATTTGGCTATAATCCTTGAAGTGCTATAGATTTAGTCTCAACTCATGAAGGAATTAAAAAACGCTATGGATTTATTTATGTTAATCGTAGTGATAAAGAAATTTTGGATTTAAAACGCTATCGTAAGAAAAGCTCTTATTGATACCAAGAGGTTATTAAAAGTAATGGGGAGAAATTGGGGTAA